One stretch of Ananas comosus cultivar F153 linkage group 6, ASM154086v1, whole genome shotgun sequence DNA includes these proteins:
- the LOC109711469 gene encoding formin-binding protein 4 isoform X2 has translation MHGNVGNNTAEASAAGDTQQEAAQQDSAKISNDGDQKENNAFPAIQPRENEPTIHSLPNASEMQIIGDISGDWKIVMHEESNQCYYWNTVTGETSWEMPNGLDLKTGTTADGMAVDGQMPYPIESQAVADNTLGAYPGVLASENSEMGAYGNSAFDTSEQPTQYSTVLVGMPSAESAARNLSSSLEDKAVTTEAADIHSAQLVKHGEDLLRRLMLLEGSFDGFELIKREIEIRVSDCKVLSSYGLSLLPFWWHTETQLKQLESTINKVEASSHFESRSCEKTGSQQNPSSKRQSEVIDKSNPPIVVQNIVSSPRTEACNTIDESENVKSNVVIKKEEEEVMLSKVESHIEDVDMDVEMEVDDEENVRGETFPVNTSTDEYPAPSEKILPPNSSLSPLEDATVPPPPEEEFIPPPPPDTEESVPPPPPEEPAVLYPPYTVIPPAYPDQYNIGYTIPTYEYYSPVVSEATNVTYYAPGGSHIIEPQPPSYYEPVTASSALPVSIDVAPVEPIAYNSFSSGVVVPLPVVSSAESTAYYVAAGPTISDITPIVPSVETENSSLSTLKGEPSISAIIAKSEESAVNKGSAASTAPAPGMPSVNGSSTTVASLANPKDQSKVVRSKKRTVSVAPMLRSIKKVSSLVDKWKAAKEELHGEEDEEPESAYEILERKRQKEIEKWRARQISSGEAEDNANFVPLRGDWRDRVKRRRARAKESDDSEIPALASGNEKKQPDLTELSKGLPSGWQAYWDESTKEVYYGNSITSETTWIRPTT, from the exons ATGCATGGTAATGTAGGAAACAATACTGCAGAAGCCTCTGCTGCTGGTGATACTCAACAAGAGGCTGCTCAACAGGATTCTGCCAAAATTTCTAATGATGGTGATCAGAAAGAAAATAATGCTTTTCCTGCAATCCAACCAAGAGAAAATGAGCCAACAATCCATTCTCTTCCCAATGCTTCAGAAATGCAAATTATAGGTGATATAAGTGGAGATTGGAAGATTGTGATGCATGAGGAGAGCAATCAGTGCTACTATTGGAACACAGTGACAGGGGAAACTTCATGGGAGATGCCCAATGGATTAGATCTCAAAACAGGGACAACAGCTGATGGAATGGCTGTTGATGGGCAAATGCCTTATCCTATAGAATCACAAGCAGTTGCTGACAATACATTGGGGGCATATCCTGGTGTTTTGGCTTCTGAGAATAGCGAAATGGGTGCCTATGGAAATAGTGCTTTTGATACAAGTGAACAGCCAACACAATATTCCACTGTTCTAGTTGGTATGCCATCTGCAGAATCAGCTGCTCGTAATTTAAGTTCAAGTCTTGAAGATAAAGCTGTCACTACTGAAGCAGCTGATATTCATTCTGCCCAGCTTGTAAAACATGGTGAAGATTTATTACGAAGATTGATGCTGTTAGAAGg TTCTTTTGATGGATTTGAGttgataaaaagagaaatagagatCAGAGTGTCAGATTGCAAAGTACTATCATCCTATGGATTATCTTTGCTTCCATTCTGGTGGCATACTGAAACGCAACTTAAGCAACTAGAATCCACTATCAACAAAGTAGAAGCTTCTTCTCATTTTGAATCTAGAAGCTGTGAGAAAACTGGATCTCAGCAAAATCCTTCATCGAAGAGGCAATCCGAAGTGATTGATAAGAGCAACCCACCCATTGTTGTCCAAAATATAGTCTCCTCTCCTAGGACTGAAGCCTGTAATACAATAGATGAGAGTGAAAATGTTAAGAGCAATGTAGTTATTaaaaaggaagaggaggaggttaTGCTTTCGAAGGTAGAATCGCATATTGAAGATGTGGATATGGATGTGGAAATGGAAGTGGATGATGAAGAAAATGTGAGAGGAGAAACTTTTCCTGTCAACACATCAACTGATGAATACCCTGCTCCTTCCGAAAAAATACTGCCACCAAATTCATCATTGTCTCCTTTAGAGGATGCGACGGTTCCACCTCCACCAGAAGAAGAGTTTattcctcctccaccgcctgaTACTGAAGAATCAGTTCCTCCACCACCGCCAGAAGAGCCAGCTGTACTATATCCTCCTTATACTGTCATTCCTCCGGCTTACCCAGATCAGTATAACATAGGCTATACTATACCAACCTATGAGTATTATAGTCCTGTAGTTAGTGAAGCCACAAATGTCACCTATTATGCGCCTGGTGGATCTCATATCATAGAACCTCAGCCACCATCTTATTATGAGCCGGTAACTGCTTCAAGTGCCTTACCTGTGTCTATTGATGTTGCTCCTGTTGAGCCCATCGCATACAACAGCTTTTCAAGCGGGGTTGTTGTTCCTCTTCCTGTGGTAAGTAGTGCAGAATCAACAGCTTACTATGTTGCAGCTGGGCCCACTATATCAGATATAACGCCTATTGTGCCTTCTGTTGAGACTGAAAACAGTAGCTTATCCACTCTGAAAGGAGAGCCCAGCATTTCTGCGATAATAGCCAAATCTGAAGAGAGCGCTGTGAATAAAGGCTCGGCTGCATCCACCGCCCCAGCACCAGGAATGCCTTCAGTTAATGGAAGTTCGACAACTGTAGCATCTTTAGCCAATCCCAAGGACCAGTCTAAAG TTGTTCGCAGCAAAAAGAGAACTGTTTCTGTTGCACCAATGCTGAGGTCTATTAAGAAGGTCTCAAGTTTGGTTGATAAG TGGAAGGCTGCAAAGGAGGAGCTGCATGGGGAGGAGGATGAAGAACCTGAAAGTGCttatgagatattggagagaaaGCGGCAAAAAGAAATAGAG AAATGGCGTGCACGTCAGATATCCAGCGGGGAAGCTGAAGACAATGCTAATTTTGTTCCTCTTCGTGGTGACTG GCGTGACCGAGTTAAGAGGCGAAGAGCTCGGGCTAAAGAAAGTGATGACAGTGAGATACCTGCGCTGGCATCTGGGAACGAGAAAAAGCAACCTGATCTCACAGAACTGTCGAAAGGTCTTCCTTCTGGATGGCAG GCTTATTGGGATGAGTCAACAAAGGAGGTGTATTATGGAAACAGCATTACTTCTGAGACCACCTGGATTAGACCGACAACGTGA
- the LOC109711470 gene encoding uncharacterized protein LOC109711470 — protein MAIISRSLRTLINLSHPPLSRSISSTPRLNSLGWFDKIKGAITGKPSPDPSKTTSFSLIDFANQMDKARKLGSFKNFVAGRCSEATISDAFEKHSEILRYLGSIDPTGESLQNSHKIDATKHCNCTITEVEHILAKYSWAKEAQKKIEKLKEEGKPLPKSFSEVQKLMGSTPLEVGRSNLAKSGQISRNALCPCGSGKRYKRCCGAS, from the exons ATGGCGATTATTTCTCGATCCCTTCGAACTCTAATCAACCTCTCCCACCCTCCCCTCTCCCGATCCATCTCCTCCACTCCGCGCCTTAACAGCCTCGGATGGTTCGACAAGATCAAGGGCGCCATCACCGGGAAACCCTCGCCCGACCCCTCCAAGACCACCTCCTTCTCCCTCATCG ATTTCGCGAATCAGATGGATAAGGCGAGGAAATTGGGCTCGTTCAAGAACTTCGTGGCGGGGCGGTGCAGCGAGGCGACGATCTCCGATGCGTTCGAGAAGCATTCGGAGATCCTTCGGTATCTCGGATCGATTGATCCGACGGGAGAG AGTCTCCAAAACAGTCACAAAATTGATGCAACGAAACACTGTAATTGCACTATAACTGAGGTTGAGCATATTTTGGCAAAGTACTCATGGGCCAAAGAGGCTCAGAAGAAGATAGAAAAGTTGAAGGAGGAAGGAAAACCATTGCCAAAGTCCTTTAGCGAG GTACAAAAGTTGATGGGCTCGACACCATTGGAAGTTGGCAGATCCAACTTAGCAAAGAGCGGTCAAATAAGTAGGAATGCTCTATGCCCGTGTGGGTCTGGAAAGAGATATAAAAG GTGCTGTGGAGCAAGCTGA